CAGTAAAGACCAGTTCCCTGCCTGGCGCGTATTTGCTGGTCCGCCTCGATTCCGGGCCGAAGCAGTTGCGGATATCGCCGTTGAAGGTTTCCACGTCAAAGCGCGCGGAAATCGCGCCTGTAAAGTCTATGTCGACGTCGCCGTTGATTGTTTCCACGTCCAGTCTGCCTTTGTTCAGCAACTGCGCGCGAAACACAATGTCGCCGCTGGTAGTGTTCATGCTGACTCGCGTGAAACGACCATCGGCCACCGTTACGTCTCCGCTAACCGAACCGGTCTCGATTTCACCGGACAAACCAACGACGTCGATATCACCGCTGACCGAGCCAATTGTTGCGTGCAACTCTTTGTCGTCACCGCGCACGGTAATGTCACCACTAACGGTATCGATATCGATGTCTGACTCGAACACGTAAGTATCGATGTCACCACTGACGGTTTGCAGACGCTGCGAACCGTGAACGTCATTGGTCACGATATCTGCGCTTACACCGGCAATCTTGACTGAGCTGTTTTGTGGAACACGAATCTCCAGATCGCTTGATGTACCGCGCGCATTGTTACGCGGGACTCTGACAAGGATTTTCACTTCATTGCCGTCGCGCTCGAAGATCAGCTCTTCAACACCACGACCCAGATCGCTGTTGACCTCGACCTGATTGCGCGACCAGCCTTTCACTTCGATCGAGCCAGCCGGGTTGGAGATCGACACGAGCCCATCTTCGCTGGCGTCGATGATCTGCCGAATTTCTTCAGCCGCCACCAATGCCGTACCTGCAAGGTACAACGCAATCGCGACAAATCCTTTCATAGTCCTGCTCATTTCAATGTCTCGTTTGTCGGGTTCGTGCGCGTTTCCGCCGCACCCCTACGAACCTCGGTTGCCTATCCCTAGATATCCGTGCGGCGCATAACCGCATGACTGATACCATCAACTTTTTGCATGATTGCCAGTTCTTCGCTGTAAGTACTGAGCAGCAATTCCTGCAACAGTACATTGTCCGGTTCTTGCGCCAGAGCCTTGTTGATTTCCGCGATCGCCGCTCGAATCACGTTGATATTCCTCTCAACTTCCTCGCGTGTTGCGGTCGGCAAGCGCTCCAGCTGCTGATCAAGTTTCACAACCAGGCTGTCACGTGCGTCCTGAAAATCCGGGCCCAGGCTGTACTTGCTGCCAAACGAGCCGGAGACAGGCTCGAAGGTCAACTCGCCGGAACTGGCCACGGGCGGAACCGTAACGTCTGTGTTGTTCATGGTTATCCAGGTCAGCGTCGACGACGCGCCAACCAGCAGCAGCACTGCGGCCGCCTGTGCGAACATACTCGGCCAGCGACGTTCTGCCTGTGCGACCGGCCGCTCACTGACGTCGATAGCTGCCGCAATACCTGGCCACAAATCACGTGCGGGCTGAACCTCGGTCGCGATTCCTCGCGCCCGATTCACTACTTCACGTTCCCTGTCTGTCATGTCGTCGTTATTCATGTCTCTGCACCTTCCAGTTGCTGCGCCAGCAAGCGGCGCGCGCGGTGTAGTTGTGCTTTGCTGGTGCCGCTGGCTATGCCCAACATTTCGCCAGTTTCATCGTGGCTGTAACCGTATACGGCATTCAAGACGAAAACATGGCGGGCACCCGCCGGTAATTCGTCAAGCGCCTGCTCCAGATCCTGCAAACCGCCACTGTCACCGACAGTTGCCGTGGGTGGCGCTATGTCTCGCACCACCTGCAGCCGATCATGCTCCCGGCGCGACTTGCGCATACGCCCAAGCACGGCATTGACGGCGATTCTGTGCAGCCAGGTTGCAAATGCGCTATCGCCCCGGAACAGCTCAAGCCTGGTCCATGCCTGAATGAAGGCTTCCTGCGCGCAATCTTCAGCCTCGCTCGCATTGCCGGTCATGCGCAGACACAGGCCGTACACTTTGCCAACGTGCAGGCGATAAAGCGCCTCGAACGCCGTCGAACTGCCTTTCTGTGCAAGGGCGATGAGGGTTTGCTCGTCGCCCGCACCCTGATTGCTTACCGCCACTGGCTCATCTTCCTCGCGATTGGCGGCCACAGACGCTCCCAAAGCCGAAATCTCCCGTTCTTTGCTGTTTGGACGTCCGTCGTCCCGGTTTGGTTTAAGCAATGGCCGCAGAAGAAGCGTGAATTGTGCCCCAGAAACCGACAAAACAGGCGACAGACACTTTTTCTGTCGGGCCCGTGTCGCCACCGGCCATGTTCGCTGCCGGTAGTCGGGAGTCACGTCGGGCTTTCCCGGCCGCAAGACCCACGACCAGCATTTCCCGCAACTGAAACCTGTGCGCGGGCACGATTCTGGTATTATGCGGCAGGGGAAAATCTACCGCACAACGCCAGACTGAAATCGAAAAGAAATAAAGAAATGGCGCATGGACAGTAGCGACCAGAAAATCACAATGCAGGCACAGTCTAAAGGGATCGAAACCAATGCCGGCAACATGTAGCTGATGGCGAGTTATACCATTCTGTACCTCGGCCATCGTGAGTTTGCCGAAGACTTCCTGCAACAACTCGAGCAACAAGATTGCTGCGGGCGATTGATCGACTGCGATAACCCGGCCTCTGCCATTACGCTGGCCAAAGACAGCCGGGTCGATATCGTGCTGTTTGAGACCGGACCTGGCCTGGGCCGCTCCGGTGAAATCCTGAAAAACCTCGTTCGTTCCTTCGCCGGTTATCCGCTGGTTGCCCTGACCGACCGCGATCACGAGCATCGCGGCGTCGCGGCAGTACGGGTCGGCGCACAGGGTTATCTGTGCATGGATGACAGCAGGCTGGAACGGCAACTCGGCGTATTACACCATGCCATGCAGCGACACCGACTGCTCGAGAGCCTTTCAGAAGCCGACGACACCGTGCTCTCGATACTAAAGAGCATTAACGACGGTGTGATCGTTGTGGACAGCGACGGCCACGTACTTGACATCAATCCCGCCGCTCGCTCAATACTCGGGCTGCCGCGGCGTGGCACGCCGGGTCCGGAATGGGTCGCGACCTTTTGCAGTCTGGAAGCGGACGGCGTAACTCAAACCGGGCAAAGCCTGCGGCCACTGTTTCGTGCCCGTCGCGGCGAAAAATTCAGCAACCAGATTGCATTGCACCGGGCCGAGCAACAAGCCGATACGCTGCTCAGTATCAACGGCCAGGGCCTTTACAACTCAAGCCAGTCGCTGGTCGGCGGCGTCATTACGTTCCGTGATGTCACCGAAGTCATGTACAAGACACTCGAACTTGAGAAGCGGGCTGAATACGACGACCTGACCATGCTGCCAAACCGGCGGCTGTTTTCGCGCCAGCTGCAAAAAGCCATGGGCCGCGCGCAGCGCAGCAAGCGCCCGCTCGGCGTGCTGTTCATCGACCTCGATCGCTTTAAATCCATCAACGACACGCTCGGCCATGACTGCGGCGACGAATTGCTCCGGCAGGTTGCCAAGCGAATTCAGAGCAACCTCCGGGTTGGTGATTTTTGCGGGCGCTGGGGCGGTGACGAGTTTGTCGCCTGCCTGGAAGAATTTGGTGACGCTGACGATGCTGCCGCTGTTGCACAGAAGTTGCTACTGGTGCTGTCGGAAAAGTACAGCATCAACGAGAGCGAAGTTTACGCAACGCCCAGCATCGGTATTGCCTTATACCCTGAGTCCGGCATGAGCACGGACCGGCTGGTTAAAGCCGCTGATGTGGCCATGTACCAGGCGAAAAAGCGTGGGGGCGGCCGGTTTCAGTACTATTCCGCAGCGCTTAACGCCAAGCTTGAACAAAGTGACGAACTGGAGATCGGCCTGCGCCACGCGCTCGTGCGCAACGAATTCATCCTCCATTACCAGCCGCGCATCGACGTCTTGTCCGGGCGCCTCATTGGCCTCGAAGCGCTGCTTCGGTGGCAGCACCCGCGCTACGGCCTGTTACCGCCAGCACGCTTTTTGAGCATTCTCGAAAGCAGCGGACTCATACATTCGGCGGGCGAGTGGATTATCGACACGGCGTGCCGGCAGCTCGCTGCATGGCAACGACAGTTCGACCTTCCGGACTTGTCGGTGGCCATCAATCTCTCGTCCCAGCAGCTGACTCACGGCCGGCTGGTCGACGCCGTTGAACGTGCACTTGCGAATACGGCCCTGGACCCCGGCTGCATAGAATTCGAGTTATCCGATGGCGATATCGTCGGTCGACGGCCAACTGAACGAGAGTTGCTGGAAGCACTGCGCCGACTGGGTGTACGGCTGTCACTCGACAACTTCGGCACGCGCGATATCTCCTTTACCTCACTCGATACCGGTGTGATAGACAGCTTCGTGCTCGACCCCAGTCTGATTCAGGATGTCGAAATCAATCACAGCCATCAGCGTATCGTGCGCGCTGCAATCGCGATGGCGCGCGGACTGAATATAGAAGTAGCGGCAGAGGGCGTTGAAACCATTACGCAACTGGAGTTTCTGAAGAGCTGCGATTGCGATCTCGCACAAGGCTTTCTGATCAGCAAGCCGATGCAGGCAGAAAAAGTATCGAGCATTCTGCGCAACGAAATCGCAGGCGCCCGCTTGTTGCACATCAACGCCGCCTGATTCAGTTTTCCAGGCCGCAACTCCAGCAAGCCGCAAACTGCCCTTCATTGTCTTCACCGCAATTGCCGCAGCGCCAGATTTCTCCCGGGCTTTCCTGCAGCAGCGTCTCGGCGTCGATCAGCTGCAATGCCCGGTCGTAATCCAGATCATTGTTGATCCACAGTTCCGGCCAGACTTCCTGAAACGGCATTTCACCCACTATCGACCCCAGATGCTCGTTGCGCAGAAACGCGTCGATACCTTCGCTCCGCAACAGGTTGCGGTAGTGGTTGATCGTAATGATCGACGGCGCAGTCGTTAGTTTTCGCATGACCGTCTCTTGCTCACTCAGTCTCGCAGGCTACGCAGGAAGGCCGCCGGATCTTCACCACGTTCCAGCACTTCAACCAGCGCCGAACCCACGATAGCACCAGCGGCATGCTGACCCACGTTGGCAACATCACCAGCCGCACGGATGCCGAAACCGGCACAGACCGGCAGCGGCGATACCTTGCTGACCCGATCAAGATAGGCGGCGAGGTCGTCGGGCAGACCACCGTCGCCACCCGTGATGCCGGTGATCGTTACGGCATACAGAAAACCACGCGACGCGTCTGCCAGTAATTGCAGCCGTTCCGCGGGCGTGGCCGGCGTAACCAGTTGCACAACACCCAGCCCCTGCGATTCCAGCGCGGCACGCAGGTCATGACTTTCTTCAAACGGCAGATCCGGAACGATGAAGCCACAAACACCGGCCGCCAGCGCGCGCTTCGCCAGTTCGTCGTAGCCGATAGCCAGCAAGGGATTCATGTAAGACATGAGCACAACGGGCGCCTTGATCCGGTCGCGGTTGGCGCTCAGTTGCTCAAGGATCCAGCGCAACGACACTCCGTTCTTGATGGCCTCATGGCTGGATCGCTGGATCGTCATGCCATCGGCCATCGGGTCGGAGAAGGGCACACCAATCTCCACAACGTCGCCGACATCGCTGACGGCCGCCAGGACGTCCATGAAATCTTCAAGCTTCGGATAGCCCGCCGTGATGAACGGTATCAGCGCCGGTCGCCCGGCATCGTTCGCGGCACGCAGTGCACTGCTGACGGATTCGTGTGCACTCATTTGCGGGCACTCACGGGGTACTGGATCAGGGTCGGCATGTCTTTGTCACCACGACCGGAGTTGCCGATCAGAATTCGTTTGCCCGGATTGTTGGCCGCCCACTTTTTTGCGGCCGCGTAAGCATGTGCGGTTTCCAGCGCCGTCAGTATCCCTTCGGCCTCGCACAATTCGCCCAGCGCATCGAGGGCTTCCTCATCGCTGGCCATGATGTAGTTCACACGACCGATGGCCTGCAGCAGTGCATGCTCGGGACCAACGCCCGAATAGTCGAGCCCGGCAGAAATCGAATGCGTTTCCTGCACCTGGCCATCATCGTCCTGCAGAATCATGGTGTAACTGCCCTGCAGAACTCCGGGCCGACCCGTCGCAAGGGTCGCCGCATTGTCGCCGAGACCCGGACCGCGGCCGCCAGGTTCAACCCCGAACAGTTCGGTTTGCGTGTCCGCCAGCAGCGGATAGAACAGGCCGATTGCATTGGAGCCACCGCCGACGCAGGCGAACGCGGCGTCCGGTAGTCCGCCCGCCAGCCGCAACATCTGCTCGCGCGCCTCTTCGCCAATCACGTTCTGCAATTCCCGCACCAGCCACGGATACGGATGCGGCCCAACCGCCGAACCCAGCAGATAGTAAATGCCATCCGGATCCGATACCCAGCAGCGCATCGCTTCGTCGATAGCGGCGCGCAGGGTCGCATCGCCACTCTCGACCGCCACGACTTCCGCACCGAGGCGGTGCATGCGGTCTACGTTCGGCGCCTGCCGTTGCATGTCGAGCGCGCCCATGTAAACCGTGCAGGGCAATCCCACTCTGGCACAGGCGGCAGCCGAGGCAACGCCGTGCTGACCAGCACCCGTTTCAGCGATGACGCGCTTTGCACCGAGCCGTTTCGCCAACAAGGCCTGGCCAATAGCATTGTTGATCTTGTGCGCACCGGTATGCGCAAGGTCTTCGCGTTTCAGCCATACGTCACAGCCCCAGCGTGCGCTCAATGTCGGCGCGGGCGTCAGCGCTGTTGGTCGGCCAACCCAGTTGTGCAGTTCGGCGCGAAACTCCTTTTGGAAATCATCGTCATGCAGAAACTTGCGCACGCCTTGCTCAAGCCGCTCGAACGCGGGCACCAGCGTTTCGGGAATGTAGCGCCCGCCGAAGGGACCGAAGCGGCCACGTTCATCCGGTAGCTCGCCATTGATTGAGGCAGCGAGCAGCTTCTCTGCGTCACCTGACTCCAGTAAAGACTTCATGGTTTTCAACCTCGGTTCTTCAGTTTAGCTTTGCTGATTTTGCTGCGATGACAAATGCGGCAATCTTTGCGGGGTCTTTCATCCCCGGCGCGGATTCAACGGCGCTGGATACGTCCACGCCCCAGGGGGCGACGCTCTCGATTGCCGCTGTGACGTTGGCAGCGCTCAAACCACCCGCCAAAATCATCCGACCCCGGCGAGCGTATGTTGCGGCGAGACCCCAGTCCACCCGTTCACCTGTACCGCTGTTGCTACCTTCGTAGAGAAAGGTGGCTGGCAATGCCGTGTCCGCGGTCACCGCACCCTCGCGGTAGACAGGCCAGCGCTCAACCTTTGCCGGGACATCGAGCTGCAAAAAGTCGTCCGCGTCAGTTTGCAGCACATCCGGCGCAAACCTTGCCAGCACTTCCTGCCACTCGGCGTTACTCGGGTGACGCATAACGGCAACTCGCTGCACATGCGCCGGTACATCGCTGGCAAGCGTCGCGGCAACGGCGGCGGTTACCTGTCGCGGCGATTTGGCGAACACGAAGCCTACGGCATCTGCGCCGGCATCGATGGCGGCAGTTACAGCCGCCTTGTCCGTCAGACCGCAAATTTTGATCATCGTTGTCATGCCGACCGGGCGGCACTGCCCGCGCGCCGCATCTCGCGTATCAATCCGGCGGGGTCAGCGCTGCGCATCAAGGCGGTACCGACCAGCGCCATACGATAGCCCCAGCCCGCAGCGGCGGCGGCATCATCGCCGGTGTGCAGGCCGCTTTCGGCGACACAAACGGCATTCTCGGGCAATAGCGGCCCAAGAA
The DNA window shown above is from Woeseia oceani and carries:
- a CDS encoding putative bifunctional diguanylate cyclase/phosphodiesterase gives rise to the protein MASYTILYLGHREFAEDFLQQLEQQDCCGRLIDCDNPASAITLAKDSRVDIVLFETGPGLGRSGEILKNLVRSFAGYPLVALTDRDHEHRGVAAVRVGAQGYLCMDDSRLERQLGVLHHAMQRHRLLESLSEADDTVLSILKSINDGVIVVDSDGHVLDINPAARSILGLPRRGTPGPEWVATFCSLEADGVTQTGQSLRPLFRARRGEKFSNQIALHRAEQQADTLLSINGQGLYNSSQSLVGGVITFRDVTEVMYKTLELEKRAEYDDLTMLPNRRLFSRQLQKAMGRAQRSKRPLGVLFIDLDRFKSINDTLGHDCGDELLRQVAKRIQSNLRVGDFCGRWGGDEFVACLEEFGDADDAAAVAQKLLLVLSEKYSINESEVYATPSIGIALYPESGMSTDRLVKAADVAMYQAKKRGGGRFQYYSAALNAKLEQSDELEIGLRHALVRNEFILHYQPRIDVLSGRLIGLEALLRWQHPRYGLLPPARFLSILESSGLIHSAGEWIIDTACRQLAAWQRQFDLPDLSVAINLSSQQLTHGRLVDAVERALANTALDPGCIEFELSDGDIVGRRPTERELLEALRRLGVRLSLDNFGTRDISFTSLDTGVIDSFVLDPSLIQDVEINHSHQRIVRAAIAMARGLNIEVAAEGVETITQLEFLKSCDCDLAQGFLISKPMQAEKVSSILRNEIAGARLLHINAA
- a CDS encoding RNA polymerase sigma factor; this encodes MAANREEDEPVAVSNQGAGDEQTLIALAQKGSSTAFEALYRLHVGKVYGLCLRMTGNASEAEDCAQEAFIQAWTRLELFRGDSAFATWLHRIAVNAVLGRMRKSRREHDRLQVVRDIAPPTATVGDSGGLQDLEQALDELPAGARHVFVLNAVYGYSHDETGEMLGIASGTSKAQLHRARRLLAQQLEGAET
- the trpA gene encoding tryptophan synthase subunit alpha, with translation MSAHESVSSALRAANDAGRPALIPFITAGYPKLEDFMDVLAAVSDVGDVVEIGVPFSDPMADGMTIQRSSHEAIKNGVSLRWILEQLSANRDRIKAPVVLMSYMNPLLAIGYDELAKRALAAGVCGFIVPDLPFEESHDLRAALESQGLGVVQLVTPATPAERLQLLADASRGFLYAVTITGITGGDGGLPDDLAAYLDRVSKVSPLPVCAGFGIRAAGDVANVGQHAAGAIVGSALVEVLERGEDPAAFLRSLRD
- a CDS encoding phosphoribosylanthranilate isomerase, coding for MIKICGLTDKAAVTAAIDAGADAVGFVFAKSPRQVTAAVAATLASDVPAHVQRVAVMRHPSNAEWQEVLARFAPDVLQTDADDFLQLDVPAKVERWPVYREGAVTADTALPATFLYEGSNSGTGERVDWGLAATYARRGRMILAGGLSAANVTAAIESVAPWGVDVSSAVESAPGMKDPAKIAAFVIAAKSAKLN
- a CDS encoding DUF4097 family beta strand repeat-containing protein, with amino-acid sequence MSRTMKGFVAIALYLAGTALVAAEEIRQIIDASEDGLVSISNPAGSIEVKGWSRNQVEVNSDLGRGVEELIFERDGNEVKILVRVPRNNARGTSSDLEIRVPQNSSVKIAGVSADIVTNDVHGSQRLQTVSGDIDTYVFESDIDIDTVSGDITVRGDDKELHATIGSVSGDIDVVGLSGEIETGSVSGDVTVADGRFTRVSMNTTSGDIVFRAQLLNKGRLDVETINGDVDIDFTGAISARFDVETFNGDIRNCFGPESRRTSKYAPGRELVFTEGGGSGRVTIRTLNGDLQMCRD
- a CDS encoding putative signal transducing protein codes for the protein MRKLTTAPSIITINHYRNLLRSEGIDAFLRNEHLGSIVGEMPFQEVWPELWINNDLDYDRALQLIDAETLLQESPGEIWRCGNCGEDNEGQFAACWSCGLEN
- the trpB gene encoding tryptophan synthase subunit beta, whose amino-acid sequence is MKSLLESGDAEKLLAASINGELPDERGRFGPFGGRYIPETLVPAFERLEQGVRKFLHDDDFQKEFRAELHNWVGRPTALTPAPTLSARWGCDVWLKREDLAHTGAHKINNAIGQALLAKRLGAKRVIAETGAGQHGVASAAACARVGLPCTVYMGALDMQRQAPNVDRMHRLGAEVVAVESGDATLRAAIDEAMRCWVSDPDGIYYLLGSAVGPHPYPWLVRELQNVIGEEAREQMLRLAGGLPDAAFACVGGGSNAIGLFYPLLADTQTELFGVEPGGRGPGLGDNAATLATGRPGVLQGSYTMILQDDDGQVQETHSISAGLDYSGVGPEHALLQAIGRVNYIMASDEEALDALGELCEAEGILTALETAHAYAAAKKWAANNPGKRILIGNSGRGDKDMPTLIQYPVSARK